From a region of the Kwoniella mangroviensis CBS 8507 chromosome 1 map unlocalized Ctg01, whole genome shotgun sequence genome:
- a CDS encoding SWR1-complex protein 4 yields MSSSDVRSILNLPQAGPSAPRRSTTANPAAKKPDGISRELYALIGDNAPSLAEAQASIAAVKYREKPSLKSKKVHWEWTPFSPAARQDNPVKLGHWARITDADPGVSVRTRTAADPQAQQQLIHAYAFDKGEFPLYVNLADSSAREIKRKQYASELFHLTAAEIAEEEALYIEVKRMEQNERRYRADRDDLMRTIMGLDSGLVEFDQSNVEAIFGIDKNKKRKRAEEGEPAPPPPPPPKKHPKEQAAFDLAHCIYHLPPPPTNPHSSHLASKHPVHQPVHLRSTKIPPPKQNAAIRITELLNELGISAHKLVMPTRNNIETFDSLLQAAGALIDMKRQVDRVEQELRTVKAQKEGLLPIIDSRKARSESVTSTDTTTTTNKNRPSRGL; encoded by the exons atgtcatcttcaGATGTACGTTCCATCCTCAATCTGCCCCAAGCAGGTCCATCAGCCCCCAGGCGTAGCACCACTGCGAATCCAGCGGCCAAAAAACCAGATGGTATTTCAAGAGAGTTGTACGCACTCATCGGAGACAATGCTCCCTCTCTCGCAGAGGCGCAAGCATCCATAGCCGCCGTCAAGTATCGAGAGAAGCCATCACTCAAATCCAAGAAGGTTCATTGGGAATGGACACCATTTTCACCGGCTGCAAGGCAGGATAATCCCGTCAAACTCGGACATTGGGCGAGAATCACGGATGCAGATCCTGGAGTCAGTG TACGTACGCGTACGGCTGCCGATCCGCAAGCCCAACAGCAGCTCATTCACGCATATGCTTTTgacaaaggtgagtttcctCTATACGTGAATTTAGCTGACAGTTCAGCTCGCGAGATCAAACGCAAACAGTATGCATCAGAGTTGTTCCATCTTACCGCCGCTGAGATCGCTGAGGAGGAAGCCCTTTACATCGAGGTCAAGAGGATGGAACAGAACGAACGACGATACCGTGCTGATCGAGACGATCTGATGCGGACTATTATGGGTTTGGATAGTGGCTTGGTGGAattcgatcaatccaatGTCGAAGCGATCTTTGGTAttgacaag AATAAGAAACGAAAGCGAGCAGAGGAAGGTGAACCcgctccacctccaccaccaccgcctaAGAAACATCCCAAAGAACAGGCCGCTTTCGATCTCGCTCATTGCATCTACCACTTACCCCCACCCCCTACCAATCCACATTCTTCTCACCTCGCCAGTAAACACCCTGTTCATCAGCCTGTTCACCTTCGATCCACCAAAATTCCTCCACCGAAACAAAACGCCGCTATACGTATTACCGAACTGCTCAATGAGCTTGGAATCAGTGCTCACAAGTTGGTCATGCCCACACGTAACAATATTGAGACGTTTGACAGCCTGCTTCAAGCGGCAGGTGCACTAATTGACATGAAACGACAAGTGGACAGGGTGGAACAGGAACTCCGCACGGTAAAGGCGCAGAAGGAAGGTCTTCTCCCCATCATCGACAGTAGAAAGGCGAGATCCGAATCTGTCACTTCGACTGATACCACCACCACGACGAATAAAAACAGGCCAAGCCGTGGGTTGTAG